Proteins from one Thaumasiovibrio subtropicus genomic window:
- the pstB gene encoding phosphate ABC transporter ATP-binding protein PstB, whose translation MNKFDIENLDLYYGENQALKQITLPIPSRQVTALIGPSGCGKSTLLRCLNRMNDLIEGVKIEGKLHMDNEDIYGNIDVARLRIKVGMVFQKPNPFPMSIYDNIAYGLRAQGLKDKKYLDEVVEKSLRGAALWDEVKDRLKSHAFGLSGGQQQRLCIARTIAMQPDVILMDEPTSALDPIATKKIEDLMESLKQDFTIVIVTHSMQQARRISDRTAFFLMGELVEHDDTQNIFNNPQDDRTRGYVNGDFG comes from the coding sequence ATGAACAAATTTGATATCGAAAACCTAGACCTTTATTACGGCGAGAACCAAGCACTTAAGCAAATCACGCTACCGATTCCTTCACGTCAAGTGACGGCACTTATCGGCCCTTCAGGCTGTGGTAAGTCAACGCTACTTCGTTGCCTCAATCGAATGAATGACCTCATCGAAGGTGTGAAAATCGAAGGTAAGCTTCACATGGATAACGAAGATATCTACGGCAACATTGACGTCGCACGTCTTCGCATTAAAGTGGGTATGGTTTTCCAAAAGCCCAACCCTTTCCCAATGAGCATCTATGACAACATCGCCTATGGTCTACGTGCGCAAGGCCTAAAAGATAAGAAATATCTGGATGAAGTCGTCGAGAAGTCGCTACGTGGTGCAGCCCTGTGGGATGAAGTTAAAGATCGCCTTAAATCACACGCATTTGGCCTCTCTGGCGGTCAGCAACAGCGTCTGTGTATCGCTCGTACGATTGCAATGCAGCCTGACGTGATCTTGATGGACGAACCGACTTCTGCACTTGACCCAATCGCGACCAAGAAAATTGAAGATTTAATGGAGTCATTAAAACAAGACTTCACCATCGTCATCGTGACTCACTCAATGCAACAAGCGCGACGAATTTCAGACCGTACAGCGTTTTTCTTAATGGGTGAACTGGTTGAGCACGATGACACGCAAAACATCTTCAATAATCCACAAGATGACCGTACGCGTGGCTATGTGAATGGTGACTTCGGTTAA
- a CDS encoding sensor domain-containing diguanylate cyclase has protein sequence MNSHKMLFSYLLCGGILLFGLYSYLNRLEQYRISTDFQAVVEDKATSIYDELHRNAEALYALRQYFLLHQGLSVQEFQAFSRGFFARQTSLVALEWVPEVEASQKQSYEYDIQQFYPDYKIIEFDDQGQAQEVANRPFYYPIHYVEPYATNKRALGLDFGSEPLHADVLERAKTNGTLQMSQPISLIHGTGEIDAVLLALPVYDREIIPDDERRARFEGLLVAVINLEQIVLTALDKTKEKDLYLSLLDGSASKDDRVVLFQFPSSYSLTSANLADVRGETTVLQLGNRLWTLEAVPMQSYLDQHYNELTSLVLTMGVCFLGVSAMLWRSQLRRTAEIEVAVEDKTSRLRALNHKLEMLSNTDPLTGISNRRMFDRYLEQEFYRSRREKTPLVVMIVDIDHFKAYNDKYGHLMGDDCLKQVVDRVNSSLNRASDLFARIGGEEFGIILPNTNDGFPVARRILDAFSRDRIPNDSVEDGGYVSVSIGAVVVHQITDMQREELVQLADKALYRAKNNGRNRVEITKIGSDAHRYQQL, from the coding sequence GTGAATAGTCATAAGATGTTGTTCAGCTACCTGTTGTGTGGCGGTATCTTGCTGTTTGGGCTTTATTCTTATCTCAATAGGTTGGAGCAGTATCGTATATCGACTGATTTTCAAGCCGTTGTTGAAGATAAAGCAACTTCGATTTATGACGAATTGCACCGAAATGCTGAAGCCTTGTATGCGCTTCGCCAGTATTTCCTCCTCCATCAAGGGCTGAGTGTCCAAGAATTTCAAGCGTTCTCGCGCGGTTTTTTTGCACGCCAGACCAGCTTAGTGGCGCTCGAGTGGGTACCAGAAGTTGAAGCTTCGCAAAAACAAAGCTATGAATACGATATTCAGCAATTCTATCCCGACTACAAGATCATCGAGTTCGATGATCAAGGCCAAGCGCAAGAAGTCGCCAATCGGCCATTTTATTACCCCATTCACTATGTCGAACCTTATGCGACTAACAAGCGAGCCCTCGGGTTAGATTTTGGTTCTGAGCCTCTGCATGCTGATGTGCTTGAACGAGCAAAAACAAACGGTACCTTGCAGATGTCACAGCCTATTTCGTTGATTCATGGCACGGGAGAGATTGACGCGGTGCTGTTGGCGCTACCTGTTTACGACCGTGAAATCATCCCAGATGATGAACGACGCGCGCGCTTTGAAGGCTTGCTTGTTGCTGTGATCAACTTAGAGCAAATCGTGTTGACGGCACTGGACAAGACAAAAGAAAAAGACCTTTATTTATCTTTGTTAGATGGCTCCGCATCAAAGGATGATCGCGTCGTGCTGTTCCAGTTTCCCTCGAGCTATAGCTTGACCTCTGCAAATCTTGCGGATGTAAGAGGAGAAACGACGGTATTGCAACTGGGTAATCGGTTGTGGACGTTGGAAGCTGTACCGATGCAGAGCTATCTCGATCAGCATTACAACGAGTTGACGAGTTTAGTCTTGACCATGGGGGTGTGCTTTTTGGGTGTGTCAGCGATGTTGTGGCGTAGCCAACTGCGACGCACGGCAGAGATTGAAGTGGCCGTTGAGGACAAGACGAGTCGATTGAGGGCGCTCAATCACAAACTAGAAATGCTATCGAACACTGACCCATTGACGGGTATCTCTAATCGCCGGATGTTTGATCGGTACTTGGAGCAAGAATTTTATCGGTCTCGTCGAGAGAAAACGCCACTCGTCGTCATGATAGTCGATATAGATCACTTCAAAGCCTACAACGATAAGTATGGTCATTTGATGGGGGATGACTGTCTTAAACAGGTGGTTGACCGCGTTAACAGCAGTTTGAATCGAGCCAGTGATCTGTTCGCGCGTATAGGGGGGGAAGAGTTTGGGATCATTTTACCCAACACAAATGATGGTTTCCCAGTGGCAAGACGTATTTTAGACGCGTTTAGTCGTGACAGAATCCCGAATGATAGTGTCGAAGATGGCGGGTACGTATCAGTGAGTATCGGCGCTGTTGTAGTTCATCAGATCACAGACATGCAGCGTGAAGAACTCGTTCAACTGGCTGATAAAGCTTTATATAGGGCCAAGAATAACGGTCGGAATCGAGTAGAAATTACCAAGATTGGTAGCGATGCACATCGCTACCAACAACTCTAG
- a CDS encoding ParA family protein: MKRVIFNQKGGVGKSSIACNLAAISAQQGLKTLLIDLDVQGNASHYLGYDVAKSEQLTIADLLNQTAGWFTMATPISRFPQATNVENLSLIPSSFKLDQIENELERRYKIYKLRDAINELDKEFDCIYIDTPPNFNFYTKSALIACEKLLIPFDCDTFSKQALEILLANVSELREDHNQKLVIEGIIVNMFNSQANHPKQIVSEIELFGIPVIKPFIPSSVKMKESHYQRQPLTTFAPNHKLTQAFVAIAENLNEIKANA, from the coding sequence ATGAAAAGAGTCATCTTCAATCAAAAAGGCGGTGTTGGAAAATCGAGCATTGCGTGCAACTTAGCCGCTATCTCGGCTCAGCAAGGGCTCAAAACATTATTGATTGATTTAGATGTCCAAGGAAATGCAAGTCACTATCTGGGCTATGACGTAGCGAAAAGCGAGCAGTTGACCATTGCCGATCTTCTCAACCAAACCGCTGGCTGGTTTACAATGGCAACACCCATCTCACGTTTCCCTCAAGCGACAAACGTCGAAAACCTTAGCCTGATACCTTCAAGCTTTAAACTTGATCAAATTGAGAATGAACTAGAGCGACGATACAAAATTTACAAGCTACGAGATGCCATCAACGAATTAGACAAAGAATTCGACTGTATTTATATCGATACCCCGCCTAACTTCAACTTTTACACCAAATCGGCGTTGATTGCTTGTGAGAAACTCTTAATCCCATTCGATTGCGATACTTTCTCTAAACAGGCCTTAGAAATTCTCCTTGCCAATGTCAGTGAGCTGCGTGAAGACCACAACCAGAAGCTCGTTATCGAAGGTATTATCGTCAATATGTTCAACAGCCAAGCCAACCATCCCAAGCAAATCGTCTCAGAAATAGAACTGTTCGGTATTCCCGTCATCAAACCTTTCATTCCTTCCTCAGTCAAAATGAAAGAATCCCATTACCAAAGACAGCCCCTCACAACCTTTGCGCCTAACCATAAATTGACTCAAGCCTTTGTTGCCATTGCTGAAAACTTAAACGAAATCAAAGCAAACGCATAA
- a CDS encoding META domain-containing protein has product MTLKYWLVGLGLLSMVGCGSTSGQSTQEITMVTAADLLHHNWQLLSIDGAPVTADHKLNTPRLEVGEALNSNGYAGCNTYMGKAELNDSQFRIEQMIMTMKACSEQSMATEAAFTNTLNEWSEISIEGDLLIIEGVHKLVLQLDDWKY; this is encoded by the coding sequence ATGACATTAAAATATTGGCTAGTCGGTCTAGGATTACTTAGCATGGTTGGATGCGGTTCCACTTCCGGACAATCTACGCAAGAAATAACAATGGTCACTGCCGCCGATTTACTGCACCACAACTGGCAGTTACTCAGCATTGACGGTGCACCAGTAACAGCAGACCACAAACTGAATACGCCGCGTTTGGAAGTGGGTGAAGCCCTCAATAGCAACGGTTATGCTGGTTGCAATACCTATATGGGAAAAGCGGAACTGAATGACAGCCAATTTCGCATTGAACAGATGATTATGACAATGAAAGCCTGTTCAGAACAATCGATGGCGACTGAAGCCGCCTTTACCAATACTCTCAATGAATGGAGTGAGATATCCATCGAGGGCGATCTATTGATAATTGAGGGCGTTCATAAGCTCGTGCTGCAGCTTGATGACTGGAAGTATTGA
- the pstA gene encoding phosphate ABC transporter permease PstA — protein sequence MLTQQIKDKISLSVIWASALITVGFLLWVVWYILSNGLSYVNWEFITSNYTSIGETSGIWPMIVSTVYMVAASIGVAAPIGIMTAIYLTEYAKVGSKAVKIIRFCTESLAGIPSIIYGLFGMTFFVVVLGFGYSILSGALTLSILILPVIIRTTEEALMAVPQTYREGSYALGASKIYTIWKLILPSAMPGIITSVILSIGRVIGESAPVFMTAGMVARIPGSLFDSGRTLTVHLYKLTTELYTVHEWHMAYATATVLIVVVLVINLVTKLIASRFNTATY from the coding sequence ATGCTAACTCAACAAATTAAAGACAAGATTTCTCTATCGGTGATCTGGGCTTCGGCGCTTATCACTGTCGGCTTCCTACTTTGGGTTGTTTGGTACATCCTTTCAAATGGTCTCTCTTATGTAAACTGGGAGTTCATTACATCCAATTACACCTCTATTGGTGAGACATCAGGCATCTGGCCAATGATCGTGTCGACGGTCTACATGGTCGCGGCTTCTATCGGTGTCGCTGCACCAATCGGTATCATGACGGCAATCTACTTGACTGAATACGCAAAGGTGGGCAGTAAAGCGGTTAAGATCATCCGTTTCTGTACCGAGTCGCTCGCGGGTATTCCGTCTATCATCTACGGCCTGTTCGGTATGACGTTCTTTGTTGTCGTACTCGGCTTTGGTTACTCTATTTTGTCAGGTGCTTTGACGCTGAGTATCCTCATCTTGCCGGTTATCATCCGGACAACAGAAGAAGCCCTAATGGCCGTTCCACAAACATATCGCGAAGGATCTTACGCACTTGGCGCATCAAAGATCTACACAATCTGGAAGCTGATTTTGCCAAGTGCAATGCCTGGTATCATTACTTCCGTCATCCTTAGTATCGGTCGCGTGATCGGTGAGTCTGCACCTGTCTTTATGACGGCAGGTATGGTTGCTCGTATTCCTGGCAGCCTATTTGACTCTGGTCGAACGCTTACCGTTCACCTGTATAAGCTCACCACAGAGCTTTACACCGTCCACGAGTGGCACATGGCATACGCCACAGCAACTGTTCTAATCGTTGTTGTACTTGTCATTAACCTTGTTACCAAACTGATTGCTTCTCGCTTCAACACTGCGACCTACTAA
- the lpdA gene encoding dihydrolipoyl dehydrogenase, giving the protein MNTKKIVVASAIVALIIAWFAFDLGSLLTLENAKVQQAQLADFIAANPVKSSLSFFLIYIAVTALSLPGAAIMTLLAGALFGFVWGLVIVSFASTIGATLAFLFSRFLLRDWVQQRFGDRLSAINQGIEKEGNFYLFTLRLIPVFPFFMVNLLLGLTPFKTFNFYWVSQLGMLAGTAVYVNAGTQLAEIETLSGIISAPILLSFVLLGIFPLIAKSIINRVKAQAVYQRWQKPKSFDTNMVVIGAGSGGLVSAYIAAAVKAKVTLIERHKMGGDCLNTGCVPSKALIRAAHTVKEINRAGQFGIESQQPNVDFSAVMARVHNVIANIEPHDSVERYTSLGVDCVTGDANILSPWEVEVNGKTITTQNIVIATGARPLVPAIPGLDQVEFLTSDTIWSLKTQPKRLLVLGGGPIGCELAQSFSLLGTDVTLVEMAPQILIREDSDAASLAAEHLVKDGVKLLTSQKADQFGRDDDGQYAILIHDGKQEKVYFDKVLLALGRTANVRGFGLESLGIDVNERGTVDVNDYLQTKYPNIFAVGDVAGPFQLTHAAAHQAWYAAVNGLFGQFKKFKTDYRVLPAVTYTAPEVARVGLNEKEAIARGIEYQVATYGIDDLDRAITDGDDVGFIKVLTPKNKDTILGVTIVGAKAGDLLAEFTLAMKHGLGLNKILGTIHPYPTMSEAVKYTAGVWKKANAPEKLLAWVARYHEWRRQ; this is encoded by the coding sequence ATGAATACAAAGAAGATTGTCGTCGCCAGCGCCATTGTTGCACTTATCATCGCATGGTTCGCATTTGACTTAGGAAGTTTACTCACACTTGAAAATGCCAAAGTGCAACAAGCGCAGCTAGCGGACTTCATCGCAGCGAATCCGGTTAAGTCAAGCTTGTCATTTTTCTTGATTTACATCGCTGTTACCGCCTTGTCGCTGCCCGGCGCTGCAATAATGACCCTGCTGGCTGGTGCCCTGTTTGGGTTTGTGTGGGGCTTAGTCATTGTCTCTTTTGCAAGTACGATTGGCGCGACGCTCGCCTTTCTTTTCAGCCGCTTCCTACTCCGCGACTGGGTACAACAGCGTTTTGGGGATCGCCTTAGTGCAATAAACCAAGGTATAGAAAAAGAGGGCAACTTCTATCTTTTCACCTTACGACTCATCCCAGTATTCCCCTTTTTCATGGTGAACTTACTATTGGGTTTAACCCCGTTTAAAACCTTTAATTTTTACTGGGTTAGCCAACTAGGGATGTTGGCTGGCACTGCTGTCTATGTCAATGCAGGCACGCAGCTTGCTGAGATAGAAACACTGTCAGGCATTATTTCGGCACCAATATTGTTGTCATTCGTGCTTCTGGGCATCTTTCCTCTCATCGCGAAATCCATCATCAACCGCGTAAAAGCACAAGCCGTTTACCAGCGTTGGCAGAAGCCAAAAAGCTTCGATACCAACATGGTTGTTATCGGTGCGGGTTCAGGTGGACTGGTCTCGGCCTATATTGCCGCAGCAGTAAAAGCAAAAGTCACTCTCATCGAGCGACATAAAATGGGTGGGGACTGCTTAAACACGGGTTGTGTGCCATCGAAAGCCTTGATTCGTGCCGCCCATACGGTCAAAGAGATAAACCGAGCGGGCCAGTTTGGTATTGAAAGCCAGCAGCCCAATGTCGATTTTTCAGCAGTCATGGCACGAGTCCATAACGTGATTGCCAATATCGAGCCTCATGACTCAGTGGAGCGATACACTTCTCTGGGCGTTGACTGCGTTACCGGTGATGCCAACATCCTTTCTCCTTGGGAAGTTGAAGTCAATGGCAAAACCATTACCACACAGAATATCGTCATCGCAACAGGCGCCCGACCTCTAGTCCCTGCGATACCTGGGCTTGATCAAGTTGAGTTTCTTACCTCTGACACTATTTGGTCCCTGAAAACGCAACCAAAACGTTTACTTGTTCTTGGCGGTGGGCCTATCGGTTGTGAGCTCGCTCAGAGCTTTAGTTTACTCGGGACTGATGTCACCTTAGTTGAAATGGCGCCACAGATCTTGATCAGAGAGGATAGTGACGCCGCATCGCTGGCCGCAGAGCACCTCGTTAAAGATGGTGTTAAGCTACTCACGTCTCAAAAGGCAGACCAGTTTGGTCGAGATGATGATGGGCAATATGCGATCCTCATACATGATGGAAAACAAGAAAAAGTCTATTTTGACAAAGTGTTGCTGGCCCTTGGCAGAACCGCAAATGTCCGCGGCTTTGGTCTAGAATCACTCGGGATAGACGTCAACGAGCGCGGTACAGTAGATGTCAATGACTACCTTCAAACCAAATACCCCAATATCTTTGCCGTTGGCGATGTCGCTGGTCCATTCCAGTTAACTCATGCAGCTGCGCATCAGGCTTGGTATGCGGCTGTAAATGGCTTATTTGGTCAGTTTAAGAAATTCAAAACTGACTATCGTGTCCTCCCTGCCGTCACGTATACCGCCCCTGAAGTTGCTCGGGTTGGCCTCAATGAAAAAGAGGCGATAGCACGAGGGATTGAGTATCAAGTTGCAACATATGGCATTGATGATCTAGATAGAGCAATTACTGACGGCGATGATGTCGGTTTTATTAAAGTGCTCACCCCCAAAAACAAAGATACGATTCTCGGCGTCACTATTGTCGGCGCAAAAGCTGGCGATCTCTTAGCGGAGTTTACCCTTGCCATGAAGCACGGCTTGGGCTTGAACAAGATCCTCGGCACGATTCACCCTTACCCAACAATGAGTGAAGCAGTGAAATACACTGCCGGCGTTTGGAAAAAAGCGAACGCCCCAGAAAAACTCCTCGCATGGGTCGCTCGCTATCACGAATGGCGTCGCCAATAA
- a CDS encoding phosphate ABC transporter substrate-binding protein has translation MKTKVISALALAGSMVFNVAVANETISVVGSSSVSPLMEVFGETYTKVNPDVFVEVQGPGSSAGVRAANDGSADLGMSSRNLKDSEKSDDLQEVVVARDGIAVVVHNTNTIKGLKKEDITKIFKGEITNWKEVGGEDKPIVAITRDTASGTRGAFEDIMSLKQEINGQKVSAISQRAQVASGNGQLKTMVANNPFAIGYISLGTVDDTLTALEVDGVYPTVEAINAGDYGVQRPFLVLFKKSLINDASQKFVNWTLTSDAQKLVEGKGYIAVK, from the coding sequence ATGAAAACTAAGGTTATTAGCGCACTAGCACTAGCTGGCTCAATGGTATTCAACGTTGCAGTAGCAAATGAAACAATCTCTGTTGTTGGTTCAAGCTCTGTATCTCCACTGATGGAAGTATTTGGCGAAACTTACACGAAAGTAAATCCAGATGTTTTTGTTGAAGTTCAAGGCCCAGGCTCTTCTGCTGGTGTTCGTGCTGCGAACGACGGTTCTGCTGACCTAGGTATGAGCTCACGTAACCTAAAAGATTCAGAAAAATCTGATGACCTACAAGAAGTCGTTGTTGCACGTGACGGCATCGCGGTTGTTGTTCACAACACCAACACCATCAAAGGCCTAAAGAAAGAAGATATCACTAAGATCTTCAAAGGCGAAATCACTAACTGGAAAGAAGTCGGTGGTGAAGATAAGCCAATCGTAGCGATTACTCGTGACACTGCATCAGGTACACGTGGTGCTTTCGAAGACATCATGAGCCTTAAGCAAGAAATCAACGGTCAAAAAGTCTCTGCTATCTCGCAACGCGCTCAAGTTGCTTCTGGTAACGGCCAGCTGAAGACCATGGTTGCTAACAACCCATTTGCAATCGGCTACATCTCTCTAGGTACTGTTGATGACACATTGACCGCGCTTGAAGTCGATGGCGTATACCCAACAGTTGAAGCGATCAACGCCGGTGATTACGGTGTACAACGTCCATTCCTCGTTCTTTTCAAGAAGTCTCTAATCAATGACGCTTCTCAAAAGTTTGTTAACTGGACACTGACTTCTGACGCACAGAAGCTAGTTGAAGGTAAAGGTTACATCGCTGTTAAATAA
- the pstC gene encoding phosphate ABC transporter permease subunit PstC: MTIASDKIEKLKDGGSLQSQESVDWRELFFKYLFLSSAALGIISLILIGYFIFREGYAAFAQAGVSGIVLGQQWLPPALFGIAPMIVASLVSTAGAVIIGVPVGVLTAIFIAEVAPKRLADLIRPAVELLAGIPSVVYGFFGLVIIVPLIQDIFNVPAGNTILAGIIVLAVMILPTVITVSETSIRAVPRTYKEGSLALGASHMFTIFKLLVPAARSGIMTGVILGIARALGETMAIIMVMGNSPAMPEGILDSARTLTANIAIEMSYATGIHASALYATGIVLLVFIMLLNGALLYLNRERAR; encoded by the coding sequence ATGACCATCGCAAGTGACAAAATTGAAAAACTGAAGGACGGCGGTTCACTGCAATCACAAGAAAGCGTTGATTGGCGTGAGTTGTTCTTCAAATACCTTTTCCTTTCGAGTGCTGCACTCGGAATTATCTCGCTCATTCTAATTGGCTACTTCATTTTTCGAGAAGGTTACGCCGCATTCGCGCAAGCTGGTGTTTCAGGCATCGTGCTAGGCCAACAGTGGCTTCCACCAGCACTCTTTGGTATCGCGCCAATGATTGTTGCCTCGCTTGTTTCAACAGCGGGTGCTGTCATCATCGGCGTCCCCGTCGGCGTCCTGACTGCGATTTTCATTGCAGAAGTCGCGCCTAAACGCCTTGCTGACCTTATCCGCCCAGCCGTTGAGTTGCTGGCAGGTATCCCGTCAGTAGTATACGGTTTCTTTGGTTTGGTGATTATTGTCCCGCTCATTCAAGACATTTTTAATGTGCCAGCGGGTAATACGATTCTGGCAGGTATCATTGTGCTTGCGGTTATGATTTTACCTACGGTCATCACCGTTTCTGAGACGTCGATTCGTGCTGTGCCTCGTACCTACAAAGAAGGTTCGCTAGCACTGGGCGCATCACACATGTTCACCATCTTCAAACTGCTCGTCCCTGCCGCTCGCTCCGGCATCATGACAGGCGTTATCCTCGGTATCGCTCGGGCGCTTGGTGAGACGATGGCCATCATCATGGTCATGGGTAACTCCCCTGCAATGCCTGAAGGCATTTTAGACTCAGCTCGTACCCTAACAGCCAACATTGCTATCGAAATGTCTTATGCAACGGGCATTCACGCAAGTGCTCTATACGCAACGGGGATTGTGCTTCTGGTGTTCATCATGTTGTTGAACGGTGCGCTTCTTTACTTAAACCGTGAGCGTGCGAGGTAA